A region of the Nitrospinota bacterium genome:
AATACCCGGAGCGCATTTTCTCAAGCCCTTTTGCGGCCCGGGAGAACAGGGTGACGGAATGGCCGCGCTGGGCGAATACGCGTTTTAATTCATAGCGAAGGCCCGCGTTGCCTTCGATAATCAACACCTTCGTCTTTGAAACAACCATTTACCGCGCCGTTTCGTTGAACATGCTTCGTCTTAAGCGATTGTAAATCAAATAAGGTGGGTTTGTCATGTTCGCGTCCGCGCAATCTTGAGGACGCGACACTAAATCCAGGACAAGCCCGTGTCAGCCGCGGTATGGAGTGTTCATGTAAAATTCATCCTTGGGAAACATATCTGTGTTCACACTGGGTATCTGGTGCCGGCTTTTTTCGTCATAGATGTTCACGGGCGAGTTCTTGAGCATTATCAGCAACTCATTTATATTTACGCCTCCTTTTTCAAGATAGCCGCGGACGTCCCCTTGCTCAACGGCGCTTATCAACTTTGCCATGTCAAAACTCACAGGGTTCTTGCTCCCCACCATCAGATCGTATATTTGAACCACGTTTGGGAACACCGATATGAAAGTGTCCGCGCTTCTTTTGGTCGGCAGCCATTGGATGGCGATACCATCTTCGGTGAGCTTGTTTTTGATCTGCGTGAAATATTCCCTGGAAAACAGCATCCCGCTGTTCGCCTCGACCGGGACTATCGCATCGGTCTGTATTATGTCGTATTTGACATCGCTGGTGAACAGAGCCCTTCTCCCGTCACCAGTTTTGAAGTTATAGCGCGGATCGGAGAAAAGAAGACCGACCCCACGTCCATTTTCCATCGAGACGGATTTTCGAAGCACCCCGTAAACCGGGTTAACTATCTCAACAACGTCAATGATTTTCGTTTCAGGATTTAATCCCAGGGTATACGCTTGGGCGCCGGTCCCAAGGCCGATGACAAGAACTTTTTCAGGATCAGGATGAATCAGCGGGCCCATCACGCTATAAAATACATGATCGCTGGAAAAAGGGAGATATCCCTGGGATTTTCCGCCGGTATAAAGCGTGTTCCCGCCGCTCCGGTTCGGGCACAAGGCGCTTGCGCCGGTATGATCGGCCTCGACGAGGCAAGCCCCCTTGTCACTAGTGATAAGCACCGACCAGAAATCGCGCAAATTCGGGAAAGCCAGCGCCGCCGCTGCGATTCCCCCCATTACCAGCGCGCGCCTGGCCTTGATATATCTTCCGACCGGATGGAGCCATGACATATATATCAGCGACGCCATCAACAACAAGGCCAGCAGGCATATCATTTTGATGGCCGCGGGCGAGCCCCACAGCCAGAAGACCACCAGTCCGGCGCCGATGCTCCCGCAAGCGTTTCCCATTATATTGGACAGTTGCAAAATGCCGACCCTGTTTCCTATCAGGGAGCGGTCATTTTGCACGGCGCTTTGGACAATAGGGAAGGAAAGGCCCATTAGCGCCGCGGGCGGGAACACCACAATCAGGGTCATAATGGATATCACCGCAAGATTGACCGGCCGCAGGGCCATGCGTGTATTCTCGTTCAGGAAAATGAAAGCAGGATCATTATCGTATAGATAATAGATGCTTAGCATGCTGATAACGGCATACAGAGCCACTGCTCCCTGTATCTCGATGAAAAGGGACTTGGGCGTTTTTATTCCACCGACAATATACGCCCCGGCGATTATTCCAGCCGCGTCGCCAATAAGGAATATTCCAAGGATCAGGGAAAAGCCATAGGCCGAAGAATGGAACATGGCGCCAAGCATGCGAAGCCACACAACCTCCAGGGATATGGCGATAAATCCGGACAGGAAAAACAGGAAAATCCATTCACGGACCGCGGGAACCGTTTTGGTGATTGACCGCGTTTCCGCCGCCGCAACTTCACGGGCCTCGCCCGCGCTTGCAGGCACAAGCTTGAGGATGGAAATCGTCACCACCGCAAACCCGGAGGTCAGGTTGACAATTCCGGCTATCCAGATCGCCGCCTCATATCCGAAAGTGCCGATCAGATAAAATCCAGCGGCGAAAGCGCCAATGCCGGCCCCCAAAGTGTTCGCCCCATAAAGCCATCCTATCCTTGACGGGGCAGATTCCATGTCCCTCACGGCCGCTTTGGAAAGCAATGGCAGGGAAAGACCCATCATGAATGTGGGCGCAAGAAGGAGCGAGAACACGATCAGGAATATTATTGGATATGAACCGGAAAGCGAGACAATGCGCCCGAAAAGAAAATCATAAAATATGCTCTTGCTGGCAAAGCCGAATGCGGCAATGAGCGTTTCGCACATCGCAAACATCAGGAAAGCCGCTTTGTTTGACAGCCGATCGGAGAATTTTGAGGCCGCATAACTGCCAAGGCCAAGTCCAAGCAGGAACGATCCGACGATGATCGCGCTTGAAACGCTGTCCGATCCGCTGAACAGGCCGAGCATGCGCTGCCATGACACCTGGTAAACCAGGGCGCTGAAACCGGAAAGGGCGAAAGCCGCGTAAGTCACCGCCAGCAAGGACGATTCGCGGGTGGTTGGCGCGGCGTACACGGCGCCGCGGCGGACCGTCTTGAATGCGCACCACAGAAAATATGCCCATCCAATGGCGGTCAGCCCCCATTTCCATAAAGGTGTGGGCATGGTGAACCTGATTCTGTCTATCGCCACCCATGAGCCGGAAATGTTCTTTATTTTAATGTTTTCCGCGCCGCGCATAAGGGATGCGGGAATGGTGATGGTGGCCGAATCCGAGAACTGGTCGTATTTATACCAGGTGTCCTTTCCGGAACCGGGCTTTGTCTGAATGGTGGCAGCCAGCTCTTTGCCAGCGAAGATGGCCAATGTTGGCGGGGCGCTTTCATGGCTGTCCAGGAAATAAATTGCCATCACCGTTTCGCCGTCAAACGGCTTGGGAAGCACTATTTCGTTTTGATTCGAGCCAGCCCAAATGTCTTGAACCCCGGGCAACTGAATGGGGATGGCCGATGATTTGCCGTTGATGACCACGGCGTGGCGCCCTTTCCAGAAATCGCCGCGCATTTCCGGATCGGATTCGTACTCCACCCCCGCAACGCTATGCGAGAATATTCCCCACGTGAAAAAAGAGAGCGGGATGAGGATGAGAATTGCTTTTAATGCGACTTTGATCATTTGTTAAAAAGTTGTTCGAATTAGAGCGCCATTGCTTTCGCAGGACACTATACAAAATGAATATTGCGGGTTCAATGAATAAAAAGCCGCTTTCGATGGAATGATCATCAGCTTTTGCCGCCGCGATCCATTTTCTTCATCTTGTCCGCTATGGCCCCTTCCCTCCCCCCGGTGGAGGGTTTGTAATACCTTGTCCCCTTAAGCTCCTTGGGCAGATAATCCTGCTCCACATAATGGCCGGGGAAGTCGTGAGGGTATTTGTAACCCGCGCCGAATCCCATACCCTTGGCGGCCTTGTAATGAGTGTCCTTAAGATGGTCGGGCGCCGGATAGCTTTTGCCCTCTTTTTTTATGTCCGCCAATGCATGGTCTATGGCTCCGATGGCGGAGTTGCTTTTTGGGGCGGTGGCTATGTATATCACCGCGTGGGCCAGCGGGATGCGCCCCTCGGGCAAGCCAAGCCGGTCCACCGCGTCGGCGGCGGCTATGGCCAGCATCAACGCCACAGGGTCGGCCAGGCCCACATCCTCCGACGCGGTCACTATAAGCCGCCGGGCGATAAAGCGTGGATCCTCCCCTCCGGCGATCATTTTGGCGAGCCAGTATATGGCCGCGTCCGGGTCGGAGCCGCGAAGCGATTTCTGGAAGGCCGAGGCGTGGTCGAAATGCTCCTGCCCCTGCTTGTCGTACAGGATGGCGGTGTCCTTGGAAAGCTCGTCCACAAGTTCCGGGGTCACATTTCCGGAGGCGAAACTTGCCGCCTCCAGAAGGTTCAACGCGGCGCGGGCGTCACCCCCGGAGACTTCGGCGATCCTCTCCACAGCCTCGTCCGGCACGCTCAGGTTTTTGCCGCCAAGTCCCATGGTCTCATCGGCGAGGGCGCGCCGGATTATCCCGGCCACCTCCGGAAAGTCCAGCCTGCCCAGCCTGAATATCCTGCAACGGGAGCGCAACGCCGGGATCACCTCGAAGGCCGGATTTTCTGTGGTGGAGCCGATGACAATAATCTCCCCCGCCTCGACGTTCGGGAGAATGGCGTCCTGCTGGGCCTTGTTGAAACGATGGACCTCGTCTATGAAAAGGATGGTGCGCCTCTTGCGCTTGCCCCACTCATTCCTTGCCTTTGAAATGGCGTCCCGCAACTCCGCCACGCCAGCCGCCACGGCGGAAACTTCAATAAAAAGAAAGTCTTTCTCCCCCGCCACAAGTCTTGCAAGGGTGGTCTTGCCGGAACCGGGAGGCCCCCAGAAGATCATCGAAGGTATGTTTCCCCCTGCAATAAGGGCCCGCAAAGGTCTCCCCGCCCCGATCACATCTTCCTGCCCGGCGTACTCGTCCAGAGTTCGCGGCCTCATCCTGTCGGCAAGCGGTTTTGGGGGCGAAGGATGGGATGCCACCGGATGATTTAAGTTAAAAAGACCGTCGTCCATGATAAAATGTATCTTTATGAATCATATGAACAATATAATATTGCACTCTATAGCCGGAATTTCGTCGAATTCTAAACCCTTCCTTGACATGGCCGCCGCAATTCGGTGAAAATCATTCTGGTATTATGTTAGAAAAACCTTTCACGGTACAGGTGATATTTCACGCAAAAGCCCCCAACCTGAGGGGAGCCTTTTCCTTTCTCCGCCCAGCCGGACTTACAGGCCATCGCGGCTAGACATATTCGATGCACGAACTTGTAATAGACTCCTTTCCCCGTTTTCAGGAATTCGCCGGTGTCAACGACGCCAATCTGCGCAGGATCGAAAAACGTTTCAACGTGCAGGTCTTCGCTAGGGGTGACAAGGTGCGCATCCGCGGGGAGAACAAGGAAGACACCGAAAAGGTGGAAAACCTGCTGCTGCAGATGGTGGAGCTTTACGAGACCAACCAGGAGGTGAACAACGGGGCGCTCAAATTCGTTATCCACGCGTTCCATGACGATCCGGGGATCCGCGTAAAGGAC
Encoded here:
- a CDS encoding replication-associated recombination protein A gives rise to the protein MDDGLFNLNHPVASHPSPPKPLADRMRPRTLDEYAGQEDVIGAGRPLRALIAGGNIPSMIFWGPPGSGKTTLARLVAGEKDFLFIEVSAVAAGVAELRDAISKARNEWGKRKRRTILFIDEVHRFNKAQQDAILPNVEAGEIIVIGSTTENPAFEVIPALRSRCRIFRLGRLDFPEVAGIIRRALADETMGLGGKNLSVPDEAVERIAEVSGGDARAALNLLEAASFASGNVTPELVDELSKDTAILYDKQGQEHFDHASAFQKSLRGSDPDAAIYWLAKMIAGGEDPRFIARRLIVTASEDVGLADPVALMLAIAAADAVDRLGLPEGRIPLAHAVIYIATAPKSNSAIGAIDHALADIKKEGKSYPAPDHLKDTHYKAAKGMGFGAGYKYPHDFPGHYVEQDYLPKELKGTRYYKPSTGGREGAIADKMKKMDRGGKS